In Anaerolineales bacterium, the following proteins share a genomic window:
- a CDS encoding 2-hydroxyacyl-CoA dehydratase family protein: MTEITADEFVGRGNKEGADLFREWFDGLAEHAKRGEGAAYVFVMGSMAELLHVFDFPLVLPEITSLQTAVRRVADKYLAEAEDYGYSPDICGYVKADMAVQLRGGDHPMGRIPKPAIAVMTNACNTYIKWAEIWERMYGTPLFVIDVPATRQAGGQFQPGSADFERDRKYVEAQIRELIPLCEKVSGKKFDIDRLRETLKYANDMNTGWKRVLELNKSKPSLFNAVTDGTVYLGVSNNLRGTEKGSTFFKNLVEEMEYKAAHGIGTQIVEKYRLGFVGVPCYPIFRRFSEMFTEWGGNFVHSTYLNFASGGGSMGYEYDVNRPIESLAEGFLISVREAMDNMFHQDRVVIDWVKNYDLDGVVYHPIKSCRTVSTGLADGRRAMMAATDVPSLFIESDMMDKRVVSEAQMKNRADAFFEGLASRREMAKISS; the protein is encoded by the coding sequence ATGACCGAAATAACAGCAGATGAATTCGTAGGACGCGGCAACAAGGAAGGGGCGGATCTTTTCCGCGAGTGGTTCGATGGTTTGGCGGAACATGCCAAACGAGGCGAAGGCGCGGCGTATGTCTTCGTGATGGGCAGTATGGCGGAGTTGTTGCATGTGTTCGATTTTCCGCTGGTACTGCCGGAGATCACCTCGCTTCAAACTGCCGTGCGGCGCGTGGCGGATAAATATCTCGCCGAAGCCGAAGATTACGGCTACTCGCCCGATATCTGCGGCTACGTCAAAGCGGATATGGCTGTGCAATTGCGCGGCGGCGATCACCCGATGGGCAGGATTCCCAAGCCCGCGATCGCGGTGATGACCAACGCCTGCAACACCTACATTAAATGGGCGGAGATCTGGGAGCGGATGTATGGCACGCCTCTATTCGTCATCGACGTGCCAGCCACGCGGCAGGCGGGCGGACAGTTCCAGCCGGGCAGCGCCGATTTCGAGCGCGACCGCAAATACGTCGAGGCGCAGATCCGTGAATTGATTCCGCTTTGCGAAAAGGTCTCCGGTAAAAAATTCGACATTGACCGCCTGCGCGAAACATTGAAGTATGCCAACGACATGAACACCGGCTGGAAGCGCGTGCTGGAGTTGAACAAGAGCAAGCCATCCCTCTTCAACGCGGTGACGGACGGCACGGTCTACCTCGGCGTCTCGAACAATTTGCGCGGCACCGAAAAGGGCAGTACGTTCTTCAAGAACCTTGTGGAAGAGATGGAATACAAAGCCGCGCACGGCATCGGCACGCAGATCGTGGAGAAATACCGTCTCGGCTTCGTCGGCGTGCCGTGCTACCCGATCTTCCGCCGCTTCAGCGAGATGTTCACGGAGTGGGGCGGCAACTTCGTCCATTCCACATATTTGAACTTCGCTTCCGGCGGCGGCAGTATGGGCTACGAATACGACGTGAACCGTCCCATCGAAAGTTTGGCGGAGGGATTCCTGATCAGCGTGCGCGAGGCGATGGACAACATGTTCCACCAGGACCGCGTCGTGATTGACTGGGTGAAGAATTACGACCTGGACGGCGTGGTCTATCACCCGATCAAATCGTGCCGCACGGTTTCGACGGGTCTCGCCGACGGGCGGCGGGCGATGATGGCGGCGACCGATGTGCCCAGCCTGTTCATCGAATCGGACATGATGGACAAGCGCGTCGTTTCCGAAGCGCAGATGAAGAACCGCGCCGACGCTTTCTTCGAAGGGCTGGCGTCGCGGCGCGAGATGGCAAAGATAAGTTCATAA